In the Streptomyces cinnamoneus genome, GGCCAGACCGCCTTCGACGACTTCAAGGTCGTCCCCCCGGGCACCGGCATCGTCCACCAGGTGAACATCGAGCACCTGGCCCGCACGGTCATGGTCCGGGGCGGCCAGGCCTACCCCGACACCCTGGTCGGCACCGACTCGCACACCACGATGGTCAACGGCCTCGGTGTGCTGGGCTGGGGCGTCGGCGGCATCGAGGCCGAGGCCGCGATGCTCGGCCAGCCGGTCTCCATGCTCATCCCGCGCGTCGTCGGCTTCAAGCTGACCGGCGAGCTGCCCACCGGCACCACCGCCACCGACCTCGTCCTCACGATCACCGAGATGCTGCGCAAGCACGGCGTCGTCGGCAAGTTCGTCGAGTTCTACGGTGAGGGCGTGGCGGCGACGAGCCTCGCCAACCGCGCCACCATCGGCAACATGTCGCCCGAGTTCGGCTCCACCGCCGCGATCTTCCCGATCGACGGCGAGACCCTGAACTACCTCAAGCTCACCGGCCGTTCCGAGCAGCAGGTCGCGCTCGTCGAGGCGTACGCCAAGGAGCAGGGCCTCTGGCTCGACCCGGCCGCCGAGCCCGACTTCTCCGAGAAGCTCGAGCTCGACCTCTCCACGGTCGTCCCCTCCATCGCCGGCCCGAAGCGCCCGCAGGACCGCATCGTCCTGGCGAACGCCGCCGCGCAGTTCGCGCAGGACGTCCGCAACTACGTCGACGACGTCGACGAGGCGGGCAAGGAGTCCTTCCCGGCCTCCGACGCCCCGGCCATCTCCACCGGCGCCCCGTCGAAGCCGGTCACCGTGACCGCCCCCGACGGCTCGACCTACGAGATCGACCACGGCGCCGTCACCGTCGCCGCGATCACCTCCTGCACCAACACCTCGAACCCCTACGTCATGGTCGCCGCGGCGCTCGTGGCCAAGAAGGCGGTCGAGAAGGGCCTGACCCGCAAGCCGTGGGTCAAGACCACCCTCGCCCCGGGCTCCAAGGTCGTCACCGACTACTTCGACAAGGCGGGCCTGACCCCCTACCTCGACAAGGTCGGCTTCAACCTCGTCGGCTACGGCTGCACCACCTGCATCGGCAACTCCGGCCCGCTGCCGGAGGAGGTCTCCAAGGCGGTCAACGACCACGACCTCGCGGTCACGTCCGTCCTGTCGGGCAACCGCAACTTCGAGGGCCGCATCAACCCCGACGTCAAGATGAACTACCTGGCGTCCCCGCCGCTGGTCGTCGCCTACGCCCTCGCCGGCTCCATGAAGGTGGACATCACCAAGGACGCCCTGGGCGTCGACACCGACGGCAACCCGGTCTACCTCAAGGACATCTGGCCGTCCGAGGCCGAGGTCAACGACGTCGTGGCCAACGCCATCGGCGAGGACATGTTCAACAAGTCCTACCAGGACGTCTTCGCGGGCGACGCGCAGTGGCAGGCCCTGCCGATCCCCACCGGCAACACCTTCGAGTGGGACGCCGAGTCCACCTA is a window encoding:
- the acnA gene encoding aconitate hydratase AcnA, producing the protein MSANSFDARSTLQVGDESYEIFKLDKVEGSARLPYSLKVLLENLLRTEDGANITADHIRALGNWDSQAQPSQEIQFTPARVIMQDFTGVPCVVDLATMREAVKELGGDPAKVNPLSPAELVIDHSVIADKFGTKEAFGQNVELEYGRNKERYQFLRWGQTAFDDFKVVPPGTGIVHQVNIEHLARTVMVRGGQAYPDTLVGTDSHTTMVNGLGVLGWGVGGIEAEAAMLGQPVSMLIPRVVGFKLTGELPTGTTATDLVLTITEMLRKHGVVGKFVEFYGEGVAATSLANRATIGNMSPEFGSTAAIFPIDGETLNYLKLTGRSEQQVALVEAYAKEQGLWLDPAAEPDFSEKLELDLSTVVPSIAGPKRPQDRIVLANAAAQFAQDVRNYVDDVDEAGKESFPASDAPAISTGAPSKPVTVTAPDGSTYEIDHGAVTVAAITSCTNTSNPYVMVAAALVAKKAVEKGLTRKPWVKTTLAPGSKVVTDYFDKAGLTPYLDKVGFNLVGYGCTTCIGNSGPLPEEVSKAVNDHDLAVTSVLSGNRNFEGRINPDVKMNYLASPPLVVAYALAGSMKVDITKDALGVDTDGNPVYLKDIWPSEAEVNDVVANAIGEDMFNKSYQDVFAGDAQWQALPIPTGNTFEWDAESTYVRKPPYFEGMTMETTPVTDIAGARVLAKLGDSVTTDHISPAGAIKADTPAGQYLTEHGVERRDFNSYGSRRGNHEVMIRGTFANIRLRNQIAPGTEGGFTRDFTKEDAPVSFIYDASRNYIEQGIPLVVLAGKEYGSGSSRDWAAKGTALLGVKAVIAESYERIHRSNLIGMGVLPLQFPEGASAESLGLTGEESFTFTGVTELNEGRTPRTVKVTTDTGVEFDAVVRIDTPGEADYYRNGGIMQYVLRSLIRK